In Leptospira ellinghausenii, the following proteins share a genomic window:
- a CDS encoding 2Fe-2S iron-sulfur cluster-binding protein: MVKIKIDGVEYEVDEKKNLIDATKEVGVEIPYFCYHPALSIVGMCRMCLIEIEGVPRLQAACNTPVKEGMGIITKSDRVKEARAGTMEFLLANHPLDCPVCDKAGECRLQDNAFGSGSGHSRFEFEKRNIPQEEIGTNLIINHNRCIVCYRCVRFEEEKVGESNLGLFERGNHSIIGLAKSEPIDHNYQGALADICPVGALLNNKTLFKSRVWWYKSHKSVCHGCSTGCNVTTNVRDNKMYRYMVRENFDQGMFFLCDKGRFDLDWMNENRLFSYLENGKNSTSQVVVSKIIDRLKEAKSIAVLGGAHESNETLETLKQNLNSLSQALGGKSIQWETRVTDAQNKETEQVDFLLTKDNHPNTKGAIDLGLTTPSGIKGIVSAVKQGSVDLVILIKESIPDGIDPSQVICFDTNLTEAAINASLSAPIQIFCEAQGSFTNKNGLRQNFEKSMNPIQGLLTSAGVVELILNTMTKKMEASVGNR; encoded by the coding sequence TTGGTTAAGATAAAGATAGACGGAGTCGAATACGAAGTCGACGAAAAGAAAAACCTCATTGATGCAACAAAAGAAGTAGGAGTGGAAATTCCCTACTTCTGTTACCACCCAGCTCTGAGCATTGTCGGTATGTGTCGAATGTGTCTCATTGAGATTGAAGGTGTACCGCGTTTACAAGCCGCATGTAATACTCCTGTAAAAGAGGGAATGGGTATCATTACTAAATCCGATCGTGTGAAAGAAGCACGTGCAGGTACCATGGAATTCCTTCTCGCCAATCACCCGTTAGATTGTCCTGTTTGTGATAAAGCAGGAGAATGCCGTTTGCAAGACAATGCTTTTGGTTCTGGATCTGGCCATTCCCGTTTTGAATTTGAAAAACGAAATATCCCTCAAGAAGAAATTGGAACGAACCTCATCATCAATCACAATCGATGTATCGTTTGTTATCGTTGTGTTCGTTTTGAAGAAGAAAAAGTAGGTGAATCTAACTTAGGTCTTTTTGAAAGAGGGAACCATTCAATCATTGGTCTTGCAAAATCAGAACCAATTGATCATAACTACCAAGGTGCGCTTGCAGACATTTGTCCTGTGGGAGCCCTACTCAATAATAAAACACTTTTTAAATCACGTGTTTGGTGGTATAAATCACACAAATCCGTTTGCCATGGTTGTTCCACAGGTTGCAATGTAACAACAAACGTACGAGACAATAAAATGTATCGTTACATGGTACGTGAAAACTTTGATCAAGGAATGTTTTTCCTCTGTGACAAAGGTCGTTTTGATTTGGATTGGATGAACGAAAATCGTTTGTTTAGTTATTTGGAAAATGGAAAAAATTCCACATCACAAGTGGTGGTCTCCAAAATCATTGATCGATTAAAAGAAGCAAAATCCATTGCCGTTCTCGGTGGAGCTCACGAATCCAATGAAACTTTAGAAACATTGAAACAAAATCTAAACTCCCTCTCGCAAGCATTAGGTGGGAAATCCATCCAATGGGAAACTCGTGTGACGGATGCACAAAATAAAGAAACTGAACAAGTAGACTTTTTACTCACAAAAGACAACCACCCGAATACAAAAGGAGCAATAGACTTAGGTCTTACAACTCCTTCTGGAATTAAAGGAATTGTTTCAGCAGTCAAACAAGGTTCAGTGGACTTAGTGATCCTGATCAAAGAATCCATCCCAGATGGCATTGATCCAAGTCAGGTGATTTGTTTTGATACCAATTTGACCGAAGCTGCAATAAACGCGAGTTTATCTGCTCCAATACAAATTTTCTGTGAAGCGCAAGGAAGTTTTACCAACAAAAATGGCCTCAGACAAAACTTTGAGAAGTCAATGAATCCCATCCAAGGGTTGTTAACTTCTGCCGGTGTTGTAGAACTAATTCTGAATACGATGACTAAAAAAATGGAGGCATCCGTTGGGAACCGTTAA
- a CDS encoding LIC_10042 family TonB-like protein: MAYTDNENGDCILSNKVFHELGMHLLFDGPKYKAITLSIGVHLLILLSYLAMEYRSDIDSTHIKLKEGGNFSSFQLHFSTGLGESKESTTPKQSQNDGTKTTEDEISEFQNCLSYPSLALEQKLEDHCVYRLSVKEDGSLEKIAVVTACRYAVFDQQVRRQLSDWKFQYTKGKEFVLPIRFRLDVRD; this comes from the coding sequence ATGGCATATACGGACAATGAAAATGGAGATTGCATTCTCTCCAATAAAGTTTTTCATGAACTTGGAATGCATTTACTCTTTGATGGACCCAAATATAAGGCTATCACCCTTAGCATTGGGGTGCATCTATTGATTCTTTTGTCTTATTTGGCAATGGAATACCGAAGTGACATAGATTCTACTCACATCAAACTCAAGGAAGGTGGAAATTTTTCCTCTTTCCAACTTCATTTTTCTACCGGATTGGGAGAAAGTAAGGAATCAACCACACCAAAGCAATCGCAGAATGATGGAACCAAAACCACAGAAGATGAAATCTCTGAATTCCAAAATTGTCTTAGTTATCCCAGTTTGGCATTGGAACAAAAACTTGAAGATCATTGTGTTTACCGACTTTCCGTAAAAGAAGACGGCAGTTTGGAAAAAATTGCAGTGGTCACAGCATGTAGGTATGCGGTTTTTGATCAACAGGTGCGTCGTCAACTTTCCGACTGGAAGTTCCAATACACCAAAGGCAAAGAATTTGTTTTACCCATTAGGTTCCGTTTAGATGTCAGAGACTAA
- a CDS encoding NuoI/complex I 23 kDa subunit family protein, translated as MGTVNVVNVAKKHQFSWYEKFYFWSIGKGLWITIKHFVKVALFNKQVTIEYPDKKRQYSTRFRGMHSMKRDEQGRERCTACFCCMWICPANAIHIEAAEVTSERQHLHPEDKYAKKFEINLLRCIFCGLCEEACPKGAIYLDGTGEMAADNREDLFLTKERMMEKTGGPILGQRN; from the coding sequence TTGGGAACCGTTAATGTCGTCAACGTAGCCAAAAAACACCAGTTTTCTTGGTATGAAAAATTTTACTTTTGGTCCATAGGCAAAGGCCTTTGGATCACAATCAAACATTTTGTAAAAGTTGCTTTGTTTAATAAACAGGTAACGATTGAATACCCCGACAAAAAACGTCAGTATTCTACTCGGTTTCGCGGGATGCACTCGATGAAACGAGATGAACAAGGTAGGGAACGTTGTACGGCTTGTTTTTGTTGTATGTGGATTTGCCCTGCTAATGCGATTCACATCGAAGCTGCAGAGGTGACTTCAGAACGCCAACACCTTCACCCAGAAGACAAATATGCCAAAAAATTTGAAATCAATTTACTTCGTTGCATCTTCTGTGGGTTATGCGAAGAGGCTTGTCCGAAAGGAGCAATTTATTTGGATGGAACGGGTGAGATGGCGGCTGACAACCGAGAAGATTTGTTTTTAACCAAAGAAAGAATGATGGAAAAAACAGGTGGTCCCATCCTCGGCCAAAGGAATTAA
- a CDS encoding type I 3-dehydroquinate dehydratase, which yields MPDSYKIIASVGEDELRHLQKKDVKDVDVIEVRLDLFSRNYIQKEMKKKIKALGLPVLFTYRRAEDSSVRSYVKLFPEDVEGIIKDFNDNANYLDIELNREDTIFRNYETLNYRIIYSYHSFKKSILANEMNQFIAKSKPVKKKNPIYKFAITPENIEETADFLNDIKLLSKTQTMIGICMGELGIISRVFGDKFNSSFTYMTLGEPKAPGQISVDTFKKLRADLFKSPHSTSGKDSKEE from the coding sequence ATGCCAGATTCTTATAAAATCATAGCCTCTGTCGGTGAGGATGAATTACGCCACCTTCAAAAAAAAGATGTAAAAGATGTAGATGTGATCGAAGTTCGATTGGATTTATTCTCTAGAAATTACATCCAGAAAGAAATGAAAAAGAAAATCAAAGCACTTGGTTTACCAGTGCTTTTTACATACAGAAGAGCCGAAGATAGTAGTGTTCGATCCTATGTGAAATTATTCCCAGAAGATGTTGAAGGCATCATTAAAGATTTCAATGACAATGCCAATTATTTGGATATCGAACTGAATAGAGAAGATACAATTTTTCGAAATTATGAGACCTTAAACTATCGAATCATTTATTCTTACCATTCTTTTAAAAAATCAATTTTGGCAAATGAAATGAACCAATTCATTGCAAAATCAAAACCGGTCAAAAAAAAGAATCCCATTTATAAGTTTGCAATCACACCCGAAAACATTGAAGAAACTGCTGACTTTTTAAATGATATCAAACTTTTATCAAAAACTCAAACAATGATCGGAATTTGTATGGGTGAACTTGGAATTATTTCAAGAGTATTTGGTGATAAGTTTAATTCATCTTTCACCTATATGACATTAGGTGAACCAAAAGCACCTGGACAAATTTCGGTGGATACTTTTAAAAAACTACGTGCGGACTTATTCAAAAGTCCACATTCAACTTCAGGGAAGGATTCAAAGGAAGAATAA
- a CDS encoding UpxY family transcription antiterminator, which produces MSETNPQSEEVAWYIVYTKPRAEKKLSELLNKYKIENYLPIRKERKKWTDRFKWIQVPILPSYIFVRIVFWRDKNKVLQLPGSVQFVFHKGQPAIVEQNDLDVLEQGLKDYAESLKMNRELLFQKGKMVKVIDGSFAGKTMEILKVKNKTLVVLRIPGVETVFSYEINMDHLAWEELLV; this is translated from the coding sequence ATGTCAGAGACTAATCCACAATCGGAAGAAGTTGCTTGGTATATTGTTTATACCAAACCTCGTGCAGAGAAAAAACTCAGTGAACTTCTGAACAAATACAAAATCGAAAACTACTTACCAATACGGAAAGAACGGAAAAAATGGACAGATCGATTCAAATGGATCCAAGTACCAATATTACCTTCCTATATTTTTGTAAGGATTGTCTTTTGGAGAGATAAAAATAAGGTCTTACAATTACCTGGATCTGTTCAGTTTGTATTTCATAAAGGTCAACCAGCCATTGTGGAACAAAATGATTTAGATGTTTTGGAACAAGGCCTTAAAGATTATGCGGAATCTTTGAAAATGAACAGAGAACTATTATTTCAAAAAGGCAAAATGGTGAAAGTGATCGATGGTTCATTTGCTGGTAAAACCATGGAAATACTTAAAGTAAAAAACAAAACTCTTGTAGTTTTAAGAATTCCTGGTGTAGAAACCGTTTTCTCTTATGAGATCAATATGGATCACTTAGCTTGGGAGGAATTACTTGTATGA
- the aroC gene encoding chorismate synthase has protein sequence MPSSWGKIFRVSTYGESHGTSVGVVVDGVPAGLPFPEEEIQKDLTRRRPGQNDLTTPRDEKDRMVVESGVFEGKTTGSPILMKVNNQNTIGSDYDEMAHVFRPSHADYTYSEKYGHRAHVGGGRSSVRETIGRVAAAGLARVILENELGISTVGFVDSIGPIDSLIAEDEYPNSRDIVDQFPTRCPKPSANDEMETLIRKLRDEGDSVGGVVKVVVRNLPPGLGDPVYDKLDADLAKAILSISACKGFEVGSGFSGTRQTGSTHNDEFYIEEGTGKVKTRTNRSGGIQGGISNGMDLVIRAAFKPTSTIKKEQKTVNDQNKETILKAKGRHDPCVLPRAVPIVEAVVNLVLVDAYLYQRALQPKWFMKYANLNAIPNQ, from the coding sequence ATGCCATCAAGTTGGGGAAAAATTTTTCGAGTATCTACCTATGGAGAATCTCACGGAACATCCGTTGGAGTTGTTGTGGATGGAGTGCCAGCGGGACTTCCATTTCCAGAAGAAGAAATCCAAAAAGATCTAACACGTCGAAGACCAGGTCAAAATGATCTGACAACTCCGAGAGATGAAAAAGATCGAATGGTAGTTGAGTCTGGAGTTTTTGAAGGCAAAACCACTGGAAGCCCCATTCTCATGAAGGTAAATAACCAAAATACCATTGGCAGCGATTATGATGAGATGGCACATGTGTTTCGCCCGTCTCACGCTGATTATACTTATTCTGAAAAATATGGCCACCGAGCCCATGTAGGTGGTGGTCGTTCCTCTGTCCGTGAAACCATTGGTCGAGTTGCAGCTGCAGGTCTTGCCCGAGTGATTTTAGAAAACGAATTGGGTATTTCAACCGTTGGATTTGTGGATTCGATTGGTCCAATTGATTCTTTGATTGCAGAGGATGAATACCCAAACTCCAGGGACATCGTTGACCAATTTCCGACACGTTGTCCGAAACCTTCTGCCAATGACGAGATGGAAACTCTCATCCGAAAACTCCGTGATGAAGGAGATTCCGTTGGGGGAGTTGTAAAAGTTGTGGTTCGTAATTTACCTCCAGGACTTGGAGATCCCGTTTATGATAAGTTAGACGCTGATTTAGCCAAAGCCATTTTATCCATTTCTGCTTGTAAAGGTTTTGAAGTTGGTTCTGGATTTTCTGGTACTCGCCAAACAGGTAGTACACACAATGATGAATTTTACATCGAAGAAGGAACAGGAAAAGTCAAAACAAGAACCAATCGTTCCGGTGGAATCCAAGGTGGAATTTCTAACGGAATGGATCTTGTCATTCGAGCAGCTTTTAAACCTACTTCTACAATTAAAAAAGAACAAAAAACAGTGAACGACCAAAACAAAGAAACCATTCTCAAGGCAAAAGGTCGTCATGATCCATGTGTTTTACCAAGGGCGGTTCCGATTGTTGAAGCTGTCGTAAACTTAGTATTAGTTGATGCTTACTTATACCAAAGAGCCTTACAACCAAAATGGTTTATGAAGTATGCGAATTTAAACGCCATTCCAAACCAATAG
- a CDS encoding response regulator, with protein MNRPKVYKILLLEDDESSAKLLLHTLERYNFDVTHVVDGMSGLTKIRNNSYDLIISDVNMPYLDGISFLEKGKDMLKMTPVIMLTAVGEKDQVKRAALSHVTAYLLKPIANQALLEKIALVLQLKPENIIDKKDFPLQINVTELSISQMQLDIKGCPGKKSTEEIYDRFMLTLAGRASFTNLRINLDNAFFYEVRALQILDDLIAKILKQTNIRASSLFVDSEFFSNHVVDLQPYTYLSEVNIISK; from the coding sequence ATGAATCGCCCAAAAGTTTATAAAATTTTACTCTTAGAAGATGATGAGAGTAGTGCAAAACTATTATTACATACTTTAGAGAGATATAACTTTGATGTGACTCATGTTGTAGATGGAATGTCAGGTCTTACCAAAATCCGAAACAATAGTTATGATTTGATCATCAGTGATGTGAACATGCCTTATTTGGATGGGATCAGTTTTCTCGAAAAAGGAAAGGACATGTTAAAAATGACACCCGTCATCATGTTAACGGCTGTTGGAGAAAAGGACCAAGTGAAACGGGCAGCATTAAGTCATGTCACTGCTTATTTATTAAAACCCATTGCGAACCAAGCTCTCCTCGAAAAAATAGCACTCGTTTTACAACTCAAACCCGAAAACATCATAGATAAAAAGGATTTTCCTTTGCAAATCAATGTGACGGAACTTTCTATTTCGCAGATGCAACTCGACATAAAAGGATGTCCTGGTAAAAAATCCACAGAAGAGATATATGACAGGTTTATGCTTACCTTAGCAGGAAGGGCAAGTTTCACCAATTTGAGAATCAATCTCGATAACGCATTTTTTTATGAAGTCCGTGCCTTACAAATTTTAGATGATTTGATCGCCAAAATTCTAAAACAGACCAATATCAGAGCCAGTTCCCTATTTGTAGATTCCGAATTTTTTAGTAATCACGTCGTGGACTTACAACCATACACGTATCTTTCCGAGGTAAATATAATTTCCAAATGA
- a CDS encoding KpsF/GutQ family sugar-phosphate isomerase — MTNKDTLTIVKQALDDEISSLVHFREQLDPSVKDCIDLILKSKGKVIVTGVGKSGDIAKKISHTLSSTGTSAYFLHPTDASHGDSGIVGPDDVVLAIGKSGESEELNYILPTLRKIGAKIVGITANAKSKLAELSDVVIITPVLKEACPLDLAPTSSTTIALVLGDAIAVALMELKEFKADDFALYHPAGRLGKRLSLYLTDVMRKGERNASIPINANLETILKEITEKGIGATGVVDSNSKLVGLITDYDIRKYLTKHTLSPDVTAKEMMNSNPNSFRPNEKAYDVLIKMEGRERPISVAPVVDENGIFVGMISLHDLLQKGL, encoded by the coding sequence ATGACAAATAAAGATACTTTAACTATAGTAAAACAAGCGCTTGACGATGAAATTTCATCTCTCGTTCACTTCCGTGAACAACTAGACCCTTCAGTCAAAGACTGTATCGATCTGATCCTAAAATCAAAAGGAAAAGTGATTGTCACTGGCGTTGGTAAGTCTGGTGATATTGCCAAAAAAATCTCACATACACTTTCTTCGACTGGAACTTCAGCATATTTTTTACACCCAACAGATGCATCACATGGGGATTCTGGAATTGTTGGACCAGACGATGTGGTACTTGCCATTGGAAAAAGTGGTGAATCAGAAGAGCTAAATTATATCCTACCGACTCTTCGCAAAATCGGAGCAAAAATTGTAGGCATCACTGCAAACGCCAAATCTAAGTTAGCAGAATTATCGGATGTTGTCATTATCACTCCTGTTTTAAAGGAAGCATGTCCATTAGATCTTGCTCCCACTTCTAGCACAACCATTGCCCTTGTACTGGGAGATGCAATTGCTGTTGCTTTAATGGAATTAAAAGAATTTAAAGCAGACGATTTTGCATTGTACCATCCTGCCGGCCGATTAGGAAAACGACTTTCCTTATATTTGACAGATGTTATGCGAAAAGGAGAAAGAAATGCCTCTATTCCCATTAATGCAAACTTAGAAACTATTTTAAAAGAAATTACAGAAAAAGGAATTGGTGCTACTGGAGTTGTGGATTCAAATTCAAAACTTGTAGGACTGATTACCGATTATGATATTCGTAAATACCTCACAAAACATACCTTATCTCCTGATGTAACAGCAAAAGAAATGATGAACTCGAATCCTAATAGTTTTCGACCAAATGAAAAGGCTTATGATGTTTTAATCAAAATGGAAGGACGCGAAAGGCCAATTTCTGTTGCTCCTGTTGTGGATGAAAATGGGATTTTTGTTGGGATGATTTCTCTCCACGATTTATTACAAAAAGGATTATAA